Below is a genomic region from Paraburkholderia phenazinium.
GTTGAACGCTGCGTGACGGATAAATTCGGGGTGAATGCGGAGTGAAATCCGGCGAAGGTCCCGTGGGGCCACGTGCTGCCGGACGAAAGGCGCTTATTTTACGCGATCGGCGCGATGCTGCCGCAACTGCGGCAAATCTGCTCTGCCAGCGTACGAGCGCGCGCCGCTCAGTGTGCGGCCGCGCGACCGCAGACCGGCCGCCGGTCGCCGCGCAACCCGGCTACGCGGGCGTTGGACGGCATCTTGACACAATTCTGCTGCGACGCAACAAGCCGCGTCGTCAGCCTGGTCTGGCGCGCACTCTGCACCATGAACATGAAGCGGCAGGCCGGCATTACTGGCGAATCACGCCGCAGGCGAGCGGCGCGCCCGCGCCGTGTTGCGGCCAGGCGTAGGGATCGGAGGCGTCGCGATGCACGACGACCGCGCGCTGCAGCACCGAGCGGATGCCGTCGAGCGATACGTCCGGCGCCACGATAAAGCCCGTGGCCACACCGTTCGAATCCGCATGAATATTGCCGAGATCGCCTTCGACGCGCGCGCCCATCTTCAGCCGCTCGGCCGCCGGGGCGAATACCGCGCCCGCGCTCGAACCGTCTACCGAATTGCAGTCGCCGCGCTCGTGCACCTGCAGGGCGTGGTCGCTATCGGGCGGCAAGCCGGAAAGGTTGTAGGTCACCTGTACGCCGTCCGAACGCTCGATGAAAGTCACCAGACCGCGCGTCTGGCTTCCCACGGCCGGCACCAGTTGTGCCTCGGCGCGTTTTTCCTGTGGTCTCAGGAATGCAGTGCAGCCGCATAACAGCAGACTGCTGGCAGCCAGGACGATGAACGCATGCACCGCCTGCCCGTCGATTCGTTTTCCCATGCGATCCTCTTGTCGACCGCCGGCCGCCCCTGCGGTCGCCGAGCCGAACCTGATGAAGTCGACATGATACCGCGAGCGGAGGCGCGTTTTACGCCTTCCGCCCGCCTCACCTGCCCCGCATAAGGCGTTTCAGGTGTTCTGGACAACGATATTGGGAAACTTCGAGGTCATGTCGCGGGCCCGCTCGGCGATATGGATCGCCACCTTGCGCGCGATCGAGCGGTAAATCCCGGCGATGCGCCCGTCCGGATCGGCCACCACGGTCGGCCGGCCGGAGTCGGCCTGCTCGCGGATGCCGATGTCGAGCGGCAAACTCCCGAGCACCTCCACACCATATTCCTTAGCCATCCGGTCGCCGCCGCCCGCGCCGAAGATGTGCTCTTCGTGACCGCAGTTCGAGCAGATATGCGTGCCCATGTTCTCGACGATGCCGAGGATCGGAATGCCGACCTTCTCGAACATCTTGAGGCC
It encodes:
- a CDS encoding superoxide dismutase family protein encodes the protein MGKRIDGQAVHAFIVLAASSLLLCGCTAFLRPQEKRAEAQLVPAVGSQTRGLVTFIERSDGVQVTYNLSGLPPDSDHALQVHERGDCNSVDGSSAGAVFAPAAERLKMGARVEGDLGNIHADSNGVATGFIVAPDVSLDGIRSVLQRAVVVHRDASDPYAWPQHGAGAPLACGVIRQ